From a region of the Chitinophaga caseinilytica genome:
- a CDS encoding TonB-dependent receptor plug domain-containing protein: MNVYSLPARVVPGINQKSTRRTGAILAWLLCCILSGSAAMAQKITLNEKNASLKKIFQQIQKQSDYVFLYEKGLLDNTLPVTIQVRDEPIDLVLSFCFLNQPLSYIVSGKNIGVRRIASPATTRELKVPDSPSGEELVINGIVMDSLGFAKPGVTVVLVPRGNRPKTITFTDANGVFELSGQKGDRLEFTAVGHKNEEVRFNGETHPFRITMRVMPIEMNVVVVDDVNLSKKRIPFTDTIDMTHRTHLNLGQLLQGTIPGLTLQNSSQSVQTLYSIDFDGAVVAGSGTPTVEAMRDSYNQYKSYYVAAGYPTFESWINSFKGKFKFNYRTSVNNNGLVPQLRGVSGFNGDMSGMLVVLDGFPQEGFPATLSMANIQSVEIIKNPEELAKWGARAAGGIIMITSKRGTAGKLELSYASNYYYSPAPKLNRQKMRLASSADIIDYMRSASDSGFLVLGRKDYPMTAFNLNAAERLLQQWQQGTISDEDYRRGADSLSRLSNESQLGLLQQDEFNQNQTLTLAGGAGGWRFRAAGGYNSGRSMALRDRSRVLSLNVFNDFILLRNKLRAQWYVNTSEGRSRGGVNADFRSLQPYQMLLDPEGNYVYDYSSFHPGANAAIKKYGYEDFGVNLLEDARINSTESRNLALQSRLNTDWDLLPYLKWSNSFQFDLNGSRTEDLKAAGSSAVRALVNEYGSPVFDNFNNVTGVDFYVPRGGIMRKSEQKGHAWNLRSALQFNKTFGKHAVMAAIGGGGAADARRRPSYETIYGYDPQTGRGIPVRLPDPDPTAGIINLYSLPGSYWQDTYGRMVYPSTLLVPNAGDTTQTRGLNWNAALSYAFDSTFLLNGRYNSTLGQNYGHATPYTVMASYNGEAGWRLRRMGFLRLPKLVSDLVVSAGATGFELPGLPPQIQAARVLQSSWNNYGIWVSGFNLPQQNGQKSLNIYEKLRIGLHENRILLDVAYNTLRTEYLDGEKVVRQTRNYVGANGRFKMREGLLLLIAGYGYSLDGQPQTNLRIAYDIARETYFHARSVSKLSADFILQNISSYQGMELMTETNAPLADGGFSMAVNTNFGLLPPKVRNLEAHATLGMFNDRLMLDLRYYQKNTAGLNNNVPIPTDPATGLASKVTYSELVNRGVEAFLKIRAVESEGFHYTITFNGAYNRNVVRSAPPVYFSSTPGFLSAYRNGYPTDNIWSYRWAGLDGTGSPTIYDAKGQQTATPDSATLAAALVYSGVARPPYSGGFIQEWDYKGFFARATLLLNFGHVIREYIPVPSREADNSALIRDRWRKPGDEAFTDVPAMSATADGGSVRRLLAQYATNSIMPGDNVRLQEVQLGWQGSPGRLFRNYRIKDLMVSLQVMNLAVWSRNKLSVDPETVANTGQIGLPRPRQYSMSVNMKF; the protein is encoded by the coding sequence ATGAATGTTTATTCGTTGCCGGCGCGCGTAGTGCCCGGGATCAACCAGAAATCCACCCGCCGCACCGGCGCCATCCTCGCGTGGCTGCTGTGCTGCATACTGTCGGGATCCGCCGCCATGGCGCAGAAAATCACATTGAACGAAAAGAACGCATCGCTGAAAAAGATCTTTCAGCAAATACAGAAACAGTCGGACTACGTTTTCCTCTATGAGAAAGGCCTGCTGGACAATACCCTGCCGGTAACGATCCAGGTGAGAGACGAGCCGATCGATCTGGTACTCAGCTTTTGTTTTCTTAACCAACCATTATCCTATATCGTCTCCGGCAAGAACATCGGAGTCAGGAGAATTGCCAGCCCCGCCACCACGCGTGAGCTCAAGGTGCCCGATTCGCCGTCGGGGGAGGAGCTCGTGATCAACGGCATCGTCATGGACAGTCTCGGTTTTGCGAAGCCGGGCGTGACGGTGGTGCTCGTTCCCCGCGGCAATCGCCCCAAAACGATCACGTTCACCGATGCGAACGGCGTGTTCGAATTGAGCGGGCAGAAGGGCGACCGGCTGGAGTTTACGGCGGTAGGGCATAAAAACGAGGAGGTCCGGTTCAACGGCGAAACGCATCCGTTCCGCATCACGATGCGGGTGATGCCCATAGAAATGAACGTGGTAGTGGTGGACGATGTGAACCTCAGCAAAAAGCGCATCCCGTTCACCGACACCATCGATATGACGCACCGCACGCACCTCAACCTGGGGCAGCTGCTCCAGGGGACCATCCCGGGCCTGACACTCCAGAATTCCTCGCAAAGCGTGCAAACGCTCTATAGCATCGACTTCGACGGCGCCGTGGTAGCCGGCTCGGGCACCCCCACGGTAGAAGCCATGCGCGATTCCTACAACCAGTACAAAAGCTATTACGTTGCGGCGGGATATCCTACGTTCGAATCGTGGATCAATTCCTTCAAAGGCAAATTCAAATTCAATTACCGCACTTCGGTCAACAATAACGGCCTGGTGCCGCAGCTCCGCGGCGTGAGCGGGTTTAACGGCGATATGTCGGGCATGCTGGTGGTGTTGGACGGCTTTCCGCAGGAAGGGTTCCCTGCTACGCTGTCGATGGCCAACATCCAGTCGGTAGAGATCATCAAAAACCCGGAAGAGCTCGCCAAATGGGGCGCCAGGGCGGCGGGCGGTATTATCATGATCACCAGCAAACGCGGCACGGCCGGCAAGCTGGAGCTGAGCTATGCATCGAACTATTACTACTCGCCGGCGCCGAAGCTGAACCGGCAAAAAATGCGGCTGGCTTCGTCGGCCGATATCATCGACTATATGCGTTCCGCTTCGGATTCCGGATTTTTGGTGCTGGGCCGGAAAGATTATCCCATGACGGCCTTCAATCTCAATGCCGCCGAGCGCTTGTTGCAGCAATGGCAACAGGGCACGATTTCGGACGAGGATTACAGGAGGGGAGCGGATTCCCTCAGCCGGCTGTCTAACGAAAGCCAGCTGGGGCTCCTCCAGCAAGACGAGTTCAACCAGAACCAGACGCTCACGCTCGCCGGCGGCGCAGGCGGATGGAGGTTCCGGGCGGCGGGCGGCTACAATTCGGGCCGCAGCATGGCCCTGCGCGACCGCAGCCGTGTGCTCAGCCTCAACGTTTTCAACGATTTCATATTGCTTCGCAACAAGCTACGCGCACAGTGGTACGTCAACACTTCCGAGGGCCGATCGCGCGGAGGGGTGAATGCCGACTTCCGTTCGCTGCAGCCTTATCAAATGCTCCTCGATCCTGAGGGGAACTACGTATACGATTATTCCTCGTTCCACCCCGGCGCCAATGCCGCCATTAAAAAATACGGCTATGAGGATTTTGGCGTCAATTTGCTGGAAGACGCGCGCATCAACAGCACCGAATCCCGCAACCTGGCGCTGCAATCGCGCCTGAACACCGACTGGGACCTGCTGCCTTACCTGAAATGGTCCAATTCTTTCCAGTTCGACCTCAACGGGTCGCGCACCGAAGACCTGAAAGCCGCCGGGTCGAGCGCCGTTCGGGCACTGGTGAACGAATACGGCAGCCCGGTATTCGATAATTTCAATAACGTCACCGGCGTCGATTTTTACGTGCCCCGCGGCGGCATCATGCGCAAATCCGAACAGAAAGGACACGCGTGGAACCTCCGGTCGGCCCTGCAATTCAACAAGACCTTCGGCAAACATGCGGTGATGGCGGCGATCGGCGGCGGCGGCGCTGCAGATGCAAGACGACGACCTTCCTACGAAACCATATACGGCTACGATCCACAAACGGGACGCGGCATCCCGGTCCGTTTGCCGGACCCCGACCCCACGGCGGGCATCATTAATCTGTACAGCCTGCCCGGGTCGTACTGGCAGGATACGTACGGCAGAATGGTATATCCTTCGACGTTACTGGTGCCCAATGCGGGCGATACCACGCAAACGCGCGGTTTGAACTGGAATGCGGCGCTTTCATATGCGTTCGACAGCACCTTTTTGCTGAACGGGCGCTACAATTCCACGCTCGGCCAGAATTACGGCCATGCCACTCCCTACACCGTCATGGCCAGCTACAACGGAGAAGCGGGCTGGCGGCTTCGCCGGATGGGATTCCTGCGCTTGCCGAAGCTGGTCAGCGACCTGGTGGTTTCCGCCGGCGCCACCGGTTTCGAGCTGCCCGGATTACCGCCGCAGATCCAGGCGGCGCGTGTGTTGCAAAGCAGCTGGAATAATTACGGGATCTGGGTGAGCGGGTTCAACCTGCCCCAGCAAAACGGCCAAAAATCCCTCAACATATATGAAAAGCTGCGGATCGGGCTGCACGAAAACCGCATCCTGCTCGATGTGGCTTACAATACCCTGCGCACCGAATACCTCGACGGCGAAAAAGTGGTCCGCCAGACCCGGAACTACGTAGGCGCCAACGGCCGGTTTAAAATGCGGGAGGGCTTGCTGCTGCTTATTGCCGGATATGGCTATTCGCTGGACGGGCAGCCGCAGACGAACCTGCGGATCGCTTACGACATTGCCCGGGAAACGTATTTCCATGCCAGGTCGGTCAGCAAGCTGTCTGCCGATTTCATCCTGCAAAACATCAGCTCCTACCAGGGGATGGAGCTGATGACGGAAACCAATGCCCCATTGGCGGACGGCGGTTTTTCGATGGCGGTGAATACCAATTTCGGGCTTTTGCCGCCGAAGGTCCGCAACCTCGAAGCGCATGCCACATTGGGGATGTTCAACGACCGGCTCATGCTCGACCTGCGGTATTACCAGAAAAATACGGCAGGCCTGAACAACAACGTGCCCATTCCCACAGACCCCGCTACCGGCCTCGCTTCCAAGGTAACGTACAGTGAATTGGTGAACCGGGGTGTGGAGGCGTTCCTCAAGATCAGGGCGGTAGAGTCGGAGGGCTTCCATTATACGATCACCTTCAACGGCGCATATAACCGGAACGTGGTGCGCAGTGCGCCGCCGGTATATTTTTCTTCCACGCCGGGCTTCCTCAGCGCATACAGGAACGGGTACCCGACAGACAATATCTGGAGCTACCGCTGGGCGGGGCTCGATGGAACGGGGAGCCCCACGATCTACGATGCCAAAGGGCAGCAGACCGCCACGCCGGATTCGGCCACCCTGGCCGCGGCGCTGGTGTACAGCGGTGTGGCGCGGCCGCCTTATTCCGGCGGGTTCATCCAGGAATGGGATTACAAGGGCTTTTTCGCGAGAGCTACGCTGCTGCTGAATTTCGGGCATGTGATCCGGGAATATATCCCCGTGCCTTCCCGGGAAGCGGATAACAGCGCGCTGATCCGCGACCGCTGGCGCAAACCGGGCGACGAAGCCTTTACCGATGTGCCGGCCATGTCGGCAACGGCAGACGGCGGCTCGGTGCGGAGGCTGCTGGCGCAATATGCTACGAACAGCATCATGCCCGGGGATAACGTTCGCCTGCAGGAAGTGCAGCTCGGCTGGCAGGGCTCGCCGGGGAGGTTGTTCCGGAACTACCGGATCAAAGACCTGATGGTGTCGCTGCAGGTGATGAACCTGGCGGTGTGGTCGCGCAACAAGCTCAGCGTAGACCCCGAAACCGTGGCCAACACGGGCCAGATCGGCCTGCCGCGGCCCCGGCAATATTCCATGAGCGTAAACATGAAGTTTTAA
- a CDS encoding RagB/SusD family nutrient uptake outer membrane protein — translation MARLYFQRNAASYWMLGVLCLAQVLLQGCDKFFDVRPDTSVVNPTTLKDFQEMLNNDSLALCNFMLADFTSDDLRLEDAHVSAAPASSYTQAWLWGASVWRPGEDDFMYNTAYSRILQMNIILDRVGRTAGKESDKELVKAQALINRAWYYLQLANSYGADYRAPVAATDLAVPLILAPDATVMPVRATVKAVYDRVLEDLQAAVASPSLPGMGQDVLHPGKAAGLALLARAYLYMGRYTEAQQAAEASLAIHSQLHKYTQDFAAPTSLLDLSRNPEVLLARMCIDYTFFGIRFTGFFIDPGLKALLGDNDLRRTAHFSGDQYAVGNMTNSMTCDYSVGVAEVMLIRAECLARKNDGAGAMEIVNTVRKNRLAQYSPLDGGTNVLKTVLEERRRELFYRGGLRLFDLKRLNRDNAFAQTVQRTKDDGITVQASLVPNSPRYLLPFSPVIIANNPAIIQNPR, via the coding sequence ATGGCTAGATTATATTTTCAACGGAATGCCGCCAGCTATTGGATGCTGGGGGTGCTATGCCTGGCGCAGGTGCTGCTGCAGGGCTGCGATAAATTCTTCGACGTGCGGCCGGATACTTCGGTCGTGAACCCGACAACGCTGAAAGATTTCCAGGAGATGCTGAACAACGATTCGCTCGCGCTGTGCAATTTCATGCTGGCCGATTTTACGAGCGACGATCTGCGGCTGGAAGACGCGCATGTCTCGGCCGCGCCGGCTTCCTCCTACACCCAGGCCTGGCTTTGGGGCGCTTCGGTGTGGCGCCCGGGTGAAGACGATTTCATGTACAATACTGCCTATAGCCGGATTCTGCAGATGAACATCATCCTCGACCGGGTAGGCCGTACCGCCGGGAAGGAATCCGACAAGGAGCTGGTAAAGGCGCAGGCCCTGATCAACCGTGCCTGGTATTACCTGCAGCTGGCGAACAGCTACGGGGCCGATTACCGGGCTCCGGTGGCCGCTACCGACCTGGCCGTTCCGCTCATCCTCGCGCCAGACGCTACGGTGATGCCCGTTCGCGCCACCGTGAAGGCGGTGTACGACAGGGTGCTGGAAGACCTTCAGGCGGCCGTTGCATCGCCTTCGCTGCCGGGCATGGGGCAAGACGTGCTGCATCCCGGAAAGGCGGCGGGCCTGGCGTTGCTGGCCCGGGCTTATTTGTACATGGGCCGATACACCGAAGCGCAGCAGGCCGCGGAGGCATCGCTGGCGATCCACAGCCAGCTGCATAAATACACGCAGGATTTTGCCGCTCCCACCAGCCTGCTCGACCTCTCCCGTAACCCTGAAGTGCTGCTGGCGCGGATGTGCATAGACTATACGTTTTTTGGTATCCGGTTCACCGGCTTTTTCATCGATCCCGGGCTGAAGGCTTTGCTTGGCGACAACGACCTGCGGCGCACGGCCCATTTCAGCGGAGACCAGTACGCGGTGGGCAACATGACTAATTCCATGACCTGCGATTATAGCGTGGGCGTGGCGGAAGTGATGCTCATCCGGGCGGAATGCCTGGCCAGGAAAAACGACGGGGCGGGGGCGATGGAGATCGTGAACACGGTCCGGAAAAACCGGCTGGCGCAGTATTCGCCTTTGGACGGAGGAACGAACGTGCTCAAAACCGTACTGGAAGAAAGAAGGAGGGAGCTGTTTTACCGCGGTGGCCTCCGCCTGTTCGACCTGAAGCGGCTGAACCGGGATAACGCTTTCGCACAAACGGTACAAAGAACGAAAGACGACGGCATAACGGTGCAAGCCTCGCTGGTACCGAATTCCCCGCGTTACCTCCTGCCTTTTTCGCCCGTTATCATCGCCAATAATCCGGCAATCATCCAAAACCCGCGATAA